In a single window of the Sediminicoccus sp. KRV36 genome:
- a CDS encoding FkbM family methyltransferase — translation MSRSIARFLSGLVLAGTRPMRPRRAAATRALVAETLLQRVTVETPAGPVWVECPSARALHDPQGFGQDEPETVAWIMALPAGSVLWDIGANIGLYSLLAARRGLPVLAFEPSASSFAAMVRNIEINGFDDRIAAYCLAFAERTALVTLNMASTAAGHSMHSIEAREGGFRQAVPGFALDDFMAHFAPTPPDAIKLDVDGIEPAILRGAMTTLGRHVREVLVEIDGANAAAGGNGIPEILGACGFAEIPIAGAARNRRFTRG, via the coding sequence ATGAGCCGTAGCATCGCGCGCTTTCTCTCGGGCCTGGTGCTGGCCGGCACGCGCCCCATGCGGCCACGCCGTGCCGCGGCGACGCGTGCGCTGGTCGCTGAAACCCTGCTGCAGCGCGTCACGGTGGAAACGCCGGCCGGGCCGGTCTGGGTGGAATGCCCCTCGGCCCGCGCGCTGCATGATCCGCAGGGCTTCGGCCAGGATGAGCCGGAGACGGTGGCCTGGATCATGGCGCTGCCGGCGGGCAGCGTGCTCTGGGATATCGGCGCCAATATCGGGCTCTACAGCCTGCTGGCCGCGCGGCGCGGGCTGCCGGTCCTGGCCTTTGAGCCTTCGGCCTCCAGCTTCGCCGCCATGGTCCGCAATATCGAGATCAATGGCTTCGATGATCGCATCGCCGCCTATTGCCTGGCCTTCGCGGAGCGGACGGCACTGGTCACGCTGAACATGGCCAGCACGGCGGCCGGGCATTCGATGCACAGCATCGAGGCGCGGGAAGGCGGGTTTCGCCAGGCCGTGCCAGGCTTCGCGCTGGATGATTTCATGGCGCATTTCGCGCCCACGCCGCCGGACGCCATCAAGCTGGATGTGGACGGGATCGAACCCGCGATCCTGCGCGGCGCGATGACGACGCTGGGCCGCCACGTCCGGGAGGTGCTGGTGGAGATTGACGGCGCCAATGCGGCGGCGGGCGGCAATGGCATTCCGGAAATCCTGGGCGCGTGTGGCTTTGCCGAAATCCCCATCGCGGGGGCCGCGCGCAACCGGCGCTTCACGCGCGGCTGA